Genomic window (Rathayibacter sp. VKM Ac-2760):
CGGGCGTATCGAGATCCGCTGTCGGCCGCGGTCGTTAGGCTGGACGGGTGACCACCTCCGTCGCCGTCGTCGGTGCAACCGGCAAACTCGGCTCCCTCACCTGCTCGCTCATCGAGGCGTCCGAGGAGTTCGAGCTCGTCGCCCGGCTCGGCTCGCGCAGCGACCCGCGCGAGATGCTCGCGGCCGACGTCGTCGTCGACATGACCCTCCCCGCGGTCAGCCAGCAGATCGTCGACCTCGCGGTCGCGAACGGCCGGAAGGTGCTCGTCGGCACGTCGGGCTGGACGGGTGACCGCATCGCCGCGCTGCGCCGCAGCGTCGAGGAGCAGCCGAGCGCCGGAGTCGTCATCATCCCGAACTTCTCGCTCGGCTCGGTCCTCGCCACCGCGCTCTCGACCGTCGCGGCGCGCTTCTTCGACGCGGTCGAGATCATCGAGACGCACGGCGCCCGCAAGGTCGACTCGCCCTCCGGCACCGCCGTGCGCACCGCCGAGCTGCTGCTGCGCGCCCGCGCCGAGCTGGGCCCGGTCCAGGCCCCGCACACCGATCAGCGCGCCCGCGGCCAGCAGGTGGCGAGCGTCCCGGTGCACAGCCTGCGCCTGCCCGGTGTGGAGGCGCGCCAGGAGGTCGTCTTCGGCGGCACCGGCGAGACGGTCACCATCCGGCACGACACCTCGTCCTCCGCCTCCTACGAGGCCGGCATCCTCCGCGCGCTCGACGCCGTCCGCAGCACGACCGGCGTCGTCGTCGGCCTCGACGCGCTGATCGACCTCCGCGCCGCCTTCGACGCCGCCCCGCTCGCCGAGCGCGCGCCCGACGAGCCCGCGATCAGCGACGACGCGCCCTCCGGCCAGGCCGCGGCCGCGACGAGCACCCCGTGAGGACGCGCATCGGCGTCGGACTGATGGCCGTCCTGCTGGCCCTCTACCTGTTCGTCTGCCTGCAGTACTCCTACGTCGCGTTCGCCGCGGGCACCGTGCCGGGCATCGTCCTGGGCGTCGGGCTGCTGATCCTCGGCGGGATCGGCGTCTGGGGCCTGGTCCGCGAGCTGTCCTTCGGCCTCCGCGCCGAGACGCTGGCGCGGCGCCTCGAGCGCGAGGACGCGCTGCCGTCCGAGGTCCTCGAGTCCAGTGCGACCGGCCGGCTCGACCGCGCGGAGGCCGACGCGCTCTTCCCCCGCTACGCGGCCGACGTCGACGAGGACCCCGAGAGCTGGCGCGCCTGGTACCGGCTCGGACTCGCCTACGACGCGAGCGGCGACCGCAAGCGGGCCCGCGGCGCGATCCGCCGCTCGATCGCCCTCGAGCGCGAGCACAAGGACTGACCGGAGCCGGCCGTCCGACTCCCTGCGCCGTCGAACTTCCGGACCGTCAGGCGAGCACGGCCTGCAGCGCCTCGGCGACCGTGCGGTGGCGGAAGACGAAGCCGTCGTCGAGCAGTCGCCGCGGCACCAGGCGCTGACTCGAGAGCAGGAGCTCGTGCCCCGCGTCGCGCAGGGCCAGCTCGATGATCTTCTCCGGCACCGGCAGCTTGAACGGGCGGTGCAGCAGCTCCGCGAGCGTGCGCATCACGTCGTTCGCCGTCGCGGCCTCGGGGCCGGCCAGGTTCACCGGTCCGGACAGCTCGGAGGTGAGCAGGTGGCGGATCGCCGCGGCCTCGTCGTAGAGGCTGATCCACGGCCAGACCTGCTGCCCGCCGCCGAGCGGGCCGCTCAGCCCGACCTTGGTCAGCGGCAGCAGCGGCTTGAGCGCGCCGCCGTTGCCGAGCACCAGCCCGGTGCGGAAGGTCACGACCCGGGTGCTCTCCGGTGCGAGCTGGGCCGCCTGCTCCCAGCGCTCGACGACGTCCGCGAGGAAGCCCTCGCCGCGCGGCGACTCCTCGGTCAGCTCCTCGCCGGGCCGGTCGCCGTAGTAGCCGACCGCGGAGGCGTTGAGCAGGATCGACGGGGGAGTGGAGGCCATCCGCATCGCGTCGGTGATGGTCTGCGTGGTCTGCACGCGCGAGTCGAGGATCTCCCGCTTGTACGAGGCGGTCCACGGGAGCCGGCTGATCGAGGCGCCCGAGAGGTTGATCACCGCGTCGACGCGGTCGAGCACGCTGAAATCGAGCATGTGCGAGGCGGGTGCCCAGTGGAACTCGTCCGCGCTCGTCGGCGCGTGGCGGACGAGGCGGAAGATCTCGTGCCCGTCCGTGCGCAGCTGGCGCACGAGCTCGGAGCCGATCATGCCGCCCGCTCCCGAGATCAGCACCCGCAGGCGCCGCAGCGGAGCGGACGTCTCGCGCGCGGTCGCCGTCTCCGGGCCGTCCGCGGCGCGCGAGGACGCCGGCGGTCGCGGCGGCGTCGAGCCGGTCGAGTGGCGAGGCGCGTCGCCGGGGGCGCCGGTCCCGTCCTGGTCCGAGTGCCGTGCGGTCGATTCGCTCATGCTGCCTCCCGAGGCCCGTCGCGGGCCGCCCGCGAAGCGGGATTCAGCCTAGGGCCTCAGGCCCGGGAGCCGGCCGTGCGGCCCAGGAGCCCCGCGCGCACCAGGAGGAGGTAGAGCTCGCAGCCGAGGCAGAGGCCGAAGGCCGCGTTGAGGAAAGCGGCGAGGAAGGCGATCGCCGCGGCGACCGGGACCGCACCGGGCACTCCGGCGAGGTGCAGGGCGACACCCGCCGCGGTGACGATCAGACCGATCAGCTGGGCGAAGCGCGGCGGGCGGGCGTCCTCCCACTCCGACGGCGGCGCGAGGCGGGGCCGGATCAGCCGGCGGAAGACGACCGCCCACGGCCCGGAGCCGACACCGCGGGCGGCCGACCAGGCGAACAGCGCCGCGAGGACCACCAGCAGCAGGAAGCCGGGCTGGACGAGCCGGGCAAGGGAGTCCGCCTGCGCCGGCGCCGCGAGGCCGAGCCCTGCCGTCGCGAGCAGCAGCACGGCGGTGACGGAGGCGGCGAAGCGCGGTCCGCGCGGATCGACGGAGCCGGCGGGCGGGGTGGTGGTCATGCTGTCTCCAGTCGGTCGAGCTCGGCGAGGACGACGGCGCGGGCCGGAGCGCCGGCGATGCGGCTGCGGGCCACACCGTCGGCGTCGAGCACCAGCAGGGTCGGGGTCTGCAGGATGCGGAATCGGTCGGCCAGGTCGGCGCGGCGGGTCAGGTCGACGTCGAGGTGCACGGTCCCGGGTCGCTCGCTCGCCAGCTCCACGAGCATCCGGCGGACGGCGGGGCAGCGGGCGCAGTACTCGGTCGAGAACTGGACGACGGTCGCGCGGCGGCCGAGGACCGCGCCGTCGACGAGCCCGGCCGGGTCGATCCGCTCGACGCGCGCGGCGGGGCGGGCGGCGACGCGCCCGGATGCGCGCTGCTGCAGGAGGCCGAGGGCGGTTCCGAGCGCGACGAGGCCGAGCAGGGCGGCCGCGATCAGAAGGGGATCCACCCCCTCACGCTAGGCGGCGGACGCCGTGCACGATCGTGCATGACGAACTGCGACGGAGGGCCGTGCTCTATCGTCTTAGCGGTGACCGATCAGCCCGCACCTGACAGCAGCCCCGTCTTCCGCTCCGACGTGGTCGTCGAGCTCGTCCGCTCCAGCGCGCACGACTCCGACGTGCTCTTCGCCGCCCGCGTCTCCACGCAGGGCGAGAAGACCCTGTCCGCCGCCCTCGACGAGGAGTCGGCCGACGCCGAGCTGCAGGGCAAGCGCGACCGCGGCCTGATCAACTACCTGATGCGCGACCGCCACGGCTCGCCCTTCGAGCACAACTCGATGACCTTCTACGTGCAGGCGCCGATCTTCGTCTTCCGCGAGTTCATGCGGCACCGCATCGCCTCCTACAACGAGGAGTCGGGCCGCTACCGCGAGCTCCGCCCCGTCTTCTACGTGCCCGGCCCCCAGCGCAATCTCGTGCAGGTCGGCAAGCCCGGCGCCTACTCCTTCGAGCCCGGCACCCCGGAGCAGACCGCGCTCGTCGTCGAGGAGACCCGCCGCGCGAGCATCCAGGCCTTCGAGGCCTACCAGCGGATGCTCGGCGAGGGCGTCGCCCGCGAGGTCGCCCGCATCGTCCTGCCGCTCAACATCTACTCCTCGATGTACGTGACGCTGAACGCCCGCTCGCTGATGAACTTCCTCTCCCTGCGCACCAAGCGCGAGGACTCGACGTTCCCCTCCTTCCCGCAGCGCGAGATCGAGATGGCCGCCGAGCAGATGGAGACGCACTTCGAGCAGCTGATGCCGCTCACGGCCGCCGCCTTCACCGCGAACGGCCGCGTCGCCCCGTAGCCCGCGCTCGGCCGGTCCCGGTCCGATCTGCAGGTGATCGGACGGATGAGCCGCCCCGGGACGCGCACGTGCGCTCCGGCCGACCCGGATCGCCTGCAGATCGAACCTCGACCCCGCCGCAGGCAGCCCCTCCACAGCGCACATGCGGGCCGGTCCTCCACCGTTCGCAGCCACGCGCCCCGCCGACCGGCCGCGCGGCCACGCTCGCCTCGTGCGCGCATCCTCCACCTCCGTCCTCCGCTCCGGCGGGCTCGTGAAGACCGAGCAGCTCCTCCGGGAGGGCTCCTCCGCACGGGAGCTCCGCGACGCCGTGAAGGCGGGCGCGCTGGTCCGCGTTCGGAAGGGCTGGTACGCCCTCCCCGGTGTCGACACCGGAGTCGAGCGCGCCTTCCGCGTCGGCGGAGCGCTGGCCTGCGCGAACGCCGCAGTCGCGCACGGGCTGTGGGTGCCTCGCTTCAGCGGTCTGCACATCGCCGTCCGCCCGCACGCCTCCCGGCTCCGCGATCCGGACCGCCACGCCGTCCGGCTCAGTGAGGACCTGGACGTCGTCGTCCACTGGTCGAAGGACGCCCCGCGGCCGTGCGAGCTCGTGCAGGCGATCGAGGACTGCCTCGTCGAGGCGGCGAGCTGCCGAGGTGCGGAGTTCGCCTTCGTCCTCCTCGAATCGGCCCTGCACCGCCGTCTGCTCGGCGCCGCAGGGCGAGCGCGGATCCTCGCCCGGCTCGCGGTCCCGCTCCGGCTGCTCCTCCGCCCGGCCGGGGGCTCTTCCGAGAGCGGACTGGAGTCGATGGTCGCCTTCCGACTGCGGGCGCTGGGGATCGCGTACCGACAGCAGGTGCGCATCGGCCGCCGCCGGGTCGACCTCCTGATCGGCGAGGTCCTCGCCCTGGAGGTGGACGGAGCCGCGTTCCACGATCCCGACCGCGACGACCGCCGCGACGTCGAGCTGGGTCTCCTGGGCTACCGGGTCCGCCACTACCGCACCTCGCTCGTCCTGGACCACTGGCCTCTCGTGGAGGCCGACATCCTCGCTGCCCTCTCCCGCGGCGATCACGTCCGCAGCTGACCCGGTCCGGGGTGGGCGGCGCAGGTTCGATCCGCAGGCGATCGGGCCCCGGCGGAGGCGTCCGACGCCGCAGGAGCCCCGATCTCCTCCGGAACTCCTGCAGATCGAACGACCGCCCGCGCAAACGAACCCGGGACCGCCGACCCGATACCCTGGGCTCGTGTCAACTCCGGAGAATCCCTTCGGCCAGGTGCTGGTCGCCCTGGTCACCCCGTTCACCGCCGACGGCGAGGTCGACTGGCCCGGCGTCGAGAAGCACATCGACGACTGCATCGCGAAGGGCGCCGACGGCATCGTCGTCACCGGCACCACCGGCGAGACCAGCACGCTCACCGACCCGGAGAAGATCCGCCTCGTCGAGGTCGGCAAGTCCGTCGCCGCGGGCCGCGCGAAGATCATCACCGGCGGCGGCTCGAACGAGACCGCTCACGCGATGCAGCTCGCCCGCCAGAGCGAGAAGGCCGGCGCCGACGGCAACATGATCGTCACGCCGTACTACAACAAGCCGACCCAGGCCGGCATCCTCACGCACTTCCGGATGATCGCCGACGCGACCGACCTCCCGGTCATCCTCTACGACATCCCCGGCCGCACCGGCGTGCCCATCCGCTACGAGACGATCCTCCGCGCGGCGAAGCACCCGAACATCCTCGCCGTGAAGGACGCCAAGGGCGATCTCTCCGAGGTCAGCCGCGTCCTCAACCAGACCGACCTGATGTACTTCTGCGGCGACGACGCCAACGTCCTGCCCGAGCTGGCCATCGGCGCGACCGGACTGATCGGCGTCACCGCCAACATCGCCGCCTCGCCGTACCGCACCATCGTCGACGCCGTGAACTCCGGCGACCTCCGGGCCGCCACGCTCGCGCACCAGCAGCTCGAGCCGCTCGTGCGCGCCGTGATGACCCACGTCCCCGGCACCGTCGCGGCGAAGTACATCCTGCACGGGCTCGGCCGCATCTCCTCGCCGCGCGTGCGCCTGCCGCTCGTCGGCCCCGAGGAGTCGGAGGCCGCCCTGATCGAGGACGAGCTCGGTCTCGTCCGCGACATCCCCGGCGTCGACTTCCGCAACTTCCGGCCCGACCGCAACGCCGCCGCGGGCGGCGCGCTGCCGAAGGTCGCCGGCACCACACGCTGACGCCGCCCGAGCGGCACGGACGACTCCCGACCGAGGAAGAGGAGGGCTCATGCCCAGTCCCGTGATCACTCCCGCCGCGCTCGAGGCGGGGACGCTGCGGATCATCCCGCTGGGCGGCCTCGGCGAGATCGGCCGCAACATGACGATCTTCGAGATCGACGGCAAGATCCTCGTGGTCGACTGCGGCGTGCTCTTCCCCGAGGAGAACCAGCCGGGCGTCGACCTGATCCTCCCCGACTTCACCCCGATCAAGGACCGCCTCGACGACATCGTGGGCGTCGTGCTGACCCACGGGCACGAGGACCACATCGGCGCCGTGCCCTACCTCCTGAAGCTCAAGCGGGACATCCCGCTGATCGGCTCGACGCTCACCCTCGCCCTGATCGAGGCGAAGCTGAAGGAGCACCGGATCAAGCCCTACACGCTCGCGGTGAAGGAGGGCGACGTCGAGAACCTCGGGCCGTTCGAGCTCGAGTTCGTGGCGGTCAACCACTCCATCCCGGATGCACTCGCGGTCGCGATCATCACCGACGCGGGCTCGGTGCTGCACACCGGCGACTTCAAGATGGACCAGCTGCCGCTCGACGGCCGCATCACCGATCTCCGCGCCTTCGCCCGCCTCGGCGAGGAGGGCATCGACCTCTTCATGGTCGACTCCACCAACGCGGACGTGCCCGGCTTCACGCCGAACGAGCGCGACATCGGCCCGGTCATCGAGAGCGTGATCGCCAAGGCGACCCGCCGGGTCATCGTGGCGAGCTTCTCCAGCCACGTGCACCGCGTGCAGCAGGTGCTCGACGCCGCGCACGCGAACGGCCGCCGGGTGGCGCTGCTCGGCCGCTCGATGGTGCGCAACATGGGCATCGCGGCCACCCTGGGCTACCTCAAGGTGCCGGAGGGCGTGCTGATCGACGTCAAGAAGGCCGGCGACATCCCCGAGGACGAGATCGTCTACATGTCCACCGGCTCGCAGGGCGAGCCGATGGCCGTCCTCAGCCGGATGGCGAACCTCGACCATCAGATCCAGCCCGGCGAGGGCGACACCGTCATCCTCGCGTCGAGCCTCATCCCCGGCAACGAGAACGCGGTCTACCGCGTGATCAACGGCCTGACCAGGCTCGGCGCCACCGTCGTGCACAAGGGCAACGCGAAGGTGCACGTCTCGGGCCACGCCGCCGCCGGCGAGCTGATCTACTGCTACAACATCCTCAAGCCGCTCAACGTCCTGCCGGTGCACGGCGAGTACCGCCACCTCGTCGCGAACGCGAAGCTCGCGCAGGCCACCGGCATCGCGGAGGAGAACACGATCATCGCCGAGGACGGCACGGTGCTCGACCTCCGCGACGGCCGGGTGACGGTCGCCGGGCAGCTCGACCTCGGCTTCGTCTACGTCGACGGCTCGTCGGTCGGCGAGATCACCGACGCCGATCTCAAGGACCGCCGCATCCTCAGCGAGGAGGGCTTCATCTCGATCATCGTCGTGGTGGAGGCCGGCACCGGCCGGATCGTGGTCGGCCCCGAGATCCACGCGAAGGGCTTCGCGGAGGACGACCGCGTCTTCGACGACGTCAAGCCGCGGATCGCGAAGGCGCTCGAGGAGGCGGTGCAGAGCGGAGTCAGCGACCAGCACGCGCTCTCGCAGAGCATCCGCCGCGTCGTCGGCCGCTGGGTCAACACCACCTACCGCCGCCGCCCGATGATCGTCCCCCTGGTCATCGAGGCCTGACCGGACGGGCGGAGCACCCCCGACGCTCCGGCCCGTTCCCGCCGCACCGCCCGCCCTCGGGCGTCCCCGTCCGCACCTCATGCCAGACCCGAGCCCCCCGGAGACCGCGCATGGAGCACTCGATCCGCGCCGCCCGTCGCGACGACGCCCCCTTCCTCGCCGACATGCTCGTCGAGGCGGCCAACTGGAACTGGACGACGGCCCGCACCCGGATCGACGTCCTCGAGGACGAGTCGGCCCGCCGCTACGTCGCAGGCTGGCCCCGCCCCGGCGACCTCGGCTCCGTCGCCGAGACCGCCGACGGCGAGCGGATCGGCGCCTGCTGGTTCCGCCTCTTCAGCGCCGCCTCGCCCGGCCGCGGCTTCATCGCCGCCGGCGTCCCCGAGCTGACGCTCGGCGTCCGCCCGGTCTGGCGCGCGCAGGGCATCGGCCGCGGTCTGCTGCGGGCGGCGCTCGATCAGGCGCGCGCCGCCGGCTACGCGCGCCTCTCGCTCAACGTCGCCACGGACAACTTCGCCCGGCGGCTCTACCGCAGCGAGGGCTTCTCGGCCGTCGCGGATCGCGGCGACGCGGAGACGATGGTCGCGAGCCTGCGCTGAGCCGCCGCACCCCCTGCCCTCGGCGGGCGGCCGGCTCCGCTCGACCGGCCCTGCGGCGAGGGTCCGCGGCGATGACGGAGGCGGCGGGTACGGTGGCCCTATGGCGACCTCCCCGAAGACGACCCCCCGTGCGAAGGGGGGCGCCCCCGCGCGCTCGAGCACCCCGCGCTCCGGCCGCGGCTCCGGTCGGGCCTCCTCCTCGACGAGCACGAGCACGGTCGCGTTCAGCTCCGCCCCGCGGCCGAACCCGGTGGTGACGGTCTGGATGGCGCTCGCGCACCTGGCCGGGGGCGCCGCCCGAGCGCTCGGTCCGGAGCGGCTCGCGAAGGAGGAGCGCCGCGACGGCATCCCCTTCCTGCTCCTGCTGCTGGCCGTCGCCGGCGCCGTCGTCGAGTGGTTCCTCGCGACCGATCCGGTCGCCCTGGTGCTGGACGCGTGGAGCTTCGGCGGGCTGTTCGGCCGCGTCGCCTACGTGCTGCCCGTCGTGCTGCTGCTGTTCTCGCTCTGGCTGTTCCGCCACCCGCGCTCGGTCGACGACAACGGCCGCATCGGCGTCGGCCTGGCCGTCCTGCTGATCTCCTCGGCCGGCCTGTGCCACGCGCACCTCGGCGCGCCGCAGCCCGGCTCCGGCATCGAGCAGATGGCGGCGGCCGGCGGCGTGCTCGGCTGGCTCGTCGGCGCGCCCCTCGTCGCGGTCGCGACCGTTCCGGGGGCGACGGTGCTGCTCTCGCTGGTCGTGCTGCTCTCCCTCTTCATCATCACCAAGACCCCGCCGAACCGGATCGCCGCCCGCTCGCGCGAGCTCTACGGCTACCTGTTCGGCGCCCCCGTGCTCGACGACGAGGAGCGCGCCCGACTGAAGGCCGAGCGCGCCGCCGCCAAGGCCGCCGCGAAGGCGGAGAGCGAGAAGGACCAGGGCGAGGACGAGCAGGAGGAGGGCGGCGAGCTGCCCTGGTGGCGCCGCACCGACTCCGGCCGCGAGGACGAGCCGACGGTCCAGGCCGAGCTGCCCATCGACGCCCTGGGCGACGAGGAGGACGCACCGAAGGGCCGCAAGGGCCGCGGCCGGGCGAAGGAGTTCGACACCGCACTCGAGGAGCCGGCCTCGGCCGGTCGTGACGAGCCGGCCGATCCGCCGACCCGCTCCTACGCGACCGAGGTCATCTCCGAGGCCGAGTCGGCCGAAGCCGCGCTCGCGCGCCACGATCAGACCGCGACCACGCGGATCCCGCTCGGCGTGGTCGACGACGACGCGACCGGCGTCATCGCGCTCGACGACCTCGACGTCGCCCCTGCCGTCCCCGTCCCGCCGGTCATCGAGACCGGGCCGATCACTCCCGTGGCCGAGGACTCGACCGCCGGCTTCGACTCCTCGTTCGAGGAGGACACGCCCTACCGCCTGCCCTCCGCCTCGGCCCTGTCCACCGGCACCCCGTCGAAGGCCCGCTCCGCCGCGAACGACGAGATGGTCCGCGCGCTCACCGAGGTGCTGCAGCAGTTCAACGTCGACGCCACGGTCACCGGCTTCTCCCGCGGCCCGACGGTCACCCGCTACGAGATCGAGCTCGGCCCGGGCGTCAAGGTCGAGCGCGTCACCGCGCTGAGCAAGAACCTCTCCTACGCCGTGGCCAGCAACGAGGTCCGGATCCTCTCGCCCATCCCGGGCAAGAGCGCGATCGGCGTCGAGATCCCCAACACCGACCGCGAGATCGTCTCGCTCGGCGACGTCCTGCGCTCCGCCGCGTCGACCACCTCGACCCACCCGATGACGATCGGCGTCGGCAAGGACGTCGAGGGCGGCTACGTGGTCGCCAACCTCGCGAAGATGCCGCACCTCCTGGTCGCCGGCTCGACCGGTTCCGGCAAGTCGAGCTTCGTGAACTCGATGATCACGAGCCTGCTGATGCGCGCGAGCCCGCAGGACGTCCGCATGGTGCTGATCGACCCCAAGCGCGTCGAGCTGACGATCTACGGCGGCGTCCCGCACCTGATCACGCCCATCATCACGAACCCCAAGAAGGCCGCCGAGGCGCTGCAGTGGGTCGTGAAGGAGATGGACATGCGCTACGACGACCTCGCGTCGTTCGGCTACCGGCACATCGACGACTTCAACGCGGCGGTGCGCAGCGGCGAGATCAAGCTCCCCTCGGGCAGCAACCGCGTGCTCCGGCCCTATCCGTACCTGCTGGTGGTCGTCGACGAGCTCGCCGACCTGATGATGGTCGCCCCGCGCGACGTCGAGGACTCGATCGTCCGCATCACCCAGCTCGCACGCGCGTCCGGCATCCACCTGGTGCTCGCCACGCAGCGACCGAGCGTGGACGTGGTGACCGGCCTGATCAAGGCCAACGTCCCCAGCCGCCTCGCCTTCGCGGTGACGAGCGTGACCGACTCCCGCGTCATCCTCGACCAGCCGGGAGCCGACAAGCTCATCGGCCAGGGCGACGGCCTCTTCCTGCCGATGGGCACGAACAAGCCGATGCGCGTGCAGGGCGCCTGGGTGCGCGAGGAGGAGATCGCCAAGGTCGTCGAGCACGTCACGCGGCAGGCGCAGCCCGAGTACCGCCAGGACATCACCGTGCAGGCGCAGCGGAAGGAGATCGACTCCGACATCGGCGACGACCTCGAGCTGCTGATGGCGGCGGCCGAGCTCGTGGTCAGCACCCAGTTCGGCTCGACCTCGATGCTGCAGCGCAAGCTCCGCGTCGGCTTCGCGAAGGCCGGGCGCCTGATGGACCTGCTCGAGTCGCGCGAGGTCGTCGGTCCCTCCGAGGGCTCGAAGGCGCGCGACGTGCTCGTCACTGCGGAGCAGCTGCCGGGCGTCCTCTCCCGGATGCGCGGCGAGGAGCCGGGCGAGCACGAAGCGGCGCCTTCGCCGACCGCGCCCGACGCCTATGCGGACCCGCTGGCCGAGCCGACCGGCCCGGTCGCGACCGACTACCACGACGACGACGAGGGCTCGGACGACGACGCCTGGGCGCTCACCGGCCGCGACTGAGCGATGACTCCGACACCCCGAGACGGCGGACACCGATGACCAGCCCCACCGCACCCTCCAGCGCCGCCCCGAGCAACTGGAACCTGCCCAACGCGATCACCGTGGTCCGCATCCTGCTCGCGCCCGTCTTCTTCTGGCTGCTGCTGGCGGACGGCGGCGCGGACGGCGGGGTGCGCATCGCCGCCGCGCTGCTCTTCATCGTCGCGATCGCGACCGACGGCATCGACGGCCACATCGCGCGCAGCCGCGGACTGGTCACCGACCTCGGCAAGCTCCTCGACCCGATCGCGGACAAGGTGCTCACGGGCGCGGCGCTGGTCGGCCTCTCGATCCTCGCCGAGCTGCCCTGGTGGGTCACGATCGTCATCCTGGTCCGCGAGATCGGCATCACCGTGTTCCGGATGGCCGTGCTCTCCGACCGCGTGATCCCCGCCTCCCGCGGCGGCAAGCTCAAGACGATCGTGCAGTCCGTCGCGATCTCGCTCGCGCTGCTGCCGCTCTGGACTTTCCTCGGCGAGTGGGTGCACTGGCTGAACGGCATCACGATGACGGCCGCGGTGGTCCTCACCGTCGTCACCGGCATCGACTACCTCGCCGACGCGGCGCGCCAGAGTCGCGCGGCCCGCGGGCGCCGGTGAGCGCCGAGGAGCTGCTGCGCTCGCTCGGCGAGCGCGGTCTCGCCCTGGCGGTCGCCGAGTCGCTGACCGGCGGGGCGCTGAGCTCCGCGCTCGTCGAGGTGCCCGGTGCGTCCGCCGTCTACCGCGGGGGAGTGGTGTCCTACGCC
Coding sequences:
- the dapB gene encoding 4-hydroxy-tetrahydrodipicolinate reductase, producing MTTSVAVVGATGKLGSLTCSLIEASEEFELVARLGSRSDPREMLAADVVVDMTLPAVSQQIVDLAVANGRKVLVGTSGWTGDRIAALRRSVEEQPSAGVVIIPNFSLGSVLATALSTVAARFFDAVEIIETHGARKVDSPSGTAVRTAELLLRARAELGPVQAPHTDQRARGQQVASVPVHSLRLPGVEARQEVVFGGTGETVTIRHDTSSSASYEAGILRALDAVRSTTGVVVGLDALIDLRAAFDAAPLAERAPDEPAISDDAPSGQAAAATSTP
- a CDS encoding TIGR01777 family oxidoreductase: MSESTARHSDQDGTGAPGDAPRHSTGSTPPRPPASSRAADGPETATARETSAPLRRLRVLISGAGGMIGSELVRQLRTDGHEIFRLVRHAPTSADEFHWAPASHMLDFSVLDRVDAVINLSGASISRLPWTASYKREILDSRVQTTQTITDAMRMASTPPSILLNASAVGYYGDRPGEELTEESPRGEGFLADVVERWEQAAQLAPESTRVVTFRTGLVLGNGGALKPLLPLTKVGLSGPLGGGQQVWPWISLYDEAAAIRHLLTSELSGPVNLAGPEAATANDVMRTLAELLHRPFKLPVPEKIIELALRDAGHELLLSSQRLVPRRLLDDGFVFRHRTVAEALQAVLA
- a CDS encoding DUF4395 domain-containing protein — translated: MTTTPPAGSVDPRGPRFAASVTAVLLLATAGLGLAAPAQADSLARLVQPGFLLLVVLAALFAWSAARGVGSGPWAVVFRRLIRPRLAPPSEWEDARPPRFAQLIGLIVTAAGVALHLAGVPGAVPVAAAIAFLAAFLNAAFGLCLGCELYLLLVRAGLLGRTAGSRA
- a CDS encoding thioredoxin family protein, translating into MDPLLIAAALLGLVALGTALGLLQQRASGRVAARPAARVERIDPAGLVDGAVLGRRATVVQFSTEYCARCPAVRRMLVELASERPGTVHLDVDLTRRADLADRFRILQTPTLLVLDADGVARSRIAGAPARAVVLAELDRLETA
- the thyX gene encoding FAD-dependent thymidylate synthase — translated: MTDQPAPDSSPVFRSDVVVELVRSSAHDSDVLFAARVSTQGEKTLSAALDEESADAELQGKRDRGLINYLMRDRHGSPFEHNSMTFYVQAPIFVFREFMRHRIASYNEESGRYRELRPVFYVPGPQRNLVQVGKPGAYSFEPGTPEQTALVVEETRRASIQAFEAYQRMLGEGVAREVARIVLPLNIYSSMYVTLNARSLMNFLSLRTKREDSTFPSFPQREIEMAAEQMETHFEQLMPLTAAAFTANGRVAP
- a CDS encoding type IV toxin-antitoxin system AbiEi family antitoxin domain-containing protein, whose product is MRASSTSVLRSGGLVKTEQLLREGSSARELRDAVKAGALVRVRKGWYALPGVDTGVERAFRVGGALACANAAVAHGLWVPRFSGLHIAVRPHASRLRDPDRHAVRLSEDLDVVVHWSKDAPRPCELVQAIEDCLVEAASCRGAEFAFVLLESALHRRLLGAAGRARILARLAVPLRLLLRPAGGSSESGLESMVAFRLRALGIAYRQQVRIGRRRVDLLIGEVLALEVDGAAFHDPDRDDRRDVELGLLGYRVRHYRTSLVLDHWPLVEADILAALSRGDHVRS
- the dapA gene encoding 4-hydroxy-tetrahydrodipicolinate synthase; its protein translation is MSTPENPFGQVLVALVTPFTADGEVDWPGVEKHIDDCIAKGADGIVVTGTTGETSTLTDPEKIRLVEVGKSVAAGRAKIITGGGSNETAHAMQLARQSEKAGADGNMIVTPYYNKPTQAGILTHFRMIADATDLPVILYDIPGRTGVPIRYETILRAAKHPNILAVKDAKGDLSEVSRVLNQTDLMYFCGDDANVLPELAIGATGLIGVTANIAASPYRTIVDAVNSGDLRAATLAHQQLEPLVRAVMTHVPGTVAAKYILHGLGRISSPRVRLPLVGPEESEAALIEDELGLVRDIPGVDFRNFRPDRNAAAGGALPKVAGTTR
- a CDS encoding ribonuclease J, whose product is MPSPVITPAALEAGTLRIIPLGGLGEIGRNMTIFEIDGKILVVDCGVLFPEENQPGVDLILPDFTPIKDRLDDIVGVVLTHGHEDHIGAVPYLLKLKRDIPLIGSTLTLALIEAKLKEHRIKPYTLAVKEGDVENLGPFELEFVAVNHSIPDALAVAIITDAGSVLHTGDFKMDQLPLDGRITDLRAFARLGEEGIDLFMVDSTNADVPGFTPNERDIGPVIESVIAKATRRVIVASFSSHVHRVQQVLDAAHANGRRVALLGRSMVRNMGIAATLGYLKVPEGVLIDVKKAGDIPEDEIVYMSTGSQGEPMAVLSRMANLDHQIQPGEGDTVILASSLIPGNENAVYRVINGLTRLGATVVHKGNAKVHVSGHAAAGELIYCYNILKPLNVLPVHGEYRHLVANAKLAQATGIAEENTIIAEDGTVLDLRDGRVTVAGQLDLGFVYVDGSSVGEITDADLKDRRILSEEGFISIIVVVEAGTGRIVVGPEIHAKGFAEDDRVFDDVKPRIAKALEEAVQSGVSDQHALSQSIRRVVGRWVNTTYRRRPMIVPLVIEA
- a CDS encoding GNAT family N-acetyltransferase, coding for MEHSIRAARRDDAPFLADMLVEAANWNWTTARTRIDVLEDESARRYVAGWPRPGDLGSVAETADGERIGACWFRLFSAASPGRGFIAAGVPELTLGVRPVWRAQGIGRGLLRAALDQARAAGYARLSLNVATDNFARRLYRSEGFSAVADRGDAETMVASLR